The DNA sequence GGTAGCCATTTGTTGTGCGCGGGCGAGATTGTTGTACTCTTGAGGGGCCTCCGATTGGACCTTGTCGGACTCGCTGGCGCTTCCTCTTGCCATCCGCTGCGCAGTCTTTTGCTCAATCAGGCGACGACGGCGGCGGGAAGACGATTGAGGGGTCGGGATCACTACCTCGGCTTCGGGGAGCTAGTGCAAACCGACACTGCTGCTGTACTCGCCGGAAGCGAAgatcttcgtccgcttcgGCCAGTCCGCTTCAACCCCCGCAGAAAACTTTTGAGAATTCTTCACCACGAGAAAGACCTCCTAATGCTCGAATTCACGGAACTTCAACTACTTGTCGGGGTACTGCTGTATGGCACGGATCTTCACATCCTCCTCGAACATATCGCTGGTTGCCTGGCGGAGGTTGTTTTGGTAGAGGCCCGCAAATCGACTAAGCTTGGCCTCAACCGCTCCCACTGTTTCCGGCATTGCTCGGGACCATGAGGCTTCCCATCAGCCGGTTTCCATTTGAGGTAGCCTTGACTAATGCGAAACCACATTTTGTCGATATGCTGGTTATTCCCGATGTAGGGATCCTCGACTACACCGACCCAGGCCTTCGCATGCGCGACTTTTTCCGCCACGGTCCAGACGGTCCTCCTTCCCGTCTCCTCCACATCCTCATCGGCCCTCGTACGCGAGAAAGAGGCCAGGCCTTTCCCCTTGCCCTTGCCTTTGCCCCTGCCCCTTGCCGTTGTCCCTGTCTCACTGGGAGTTTCCCTGACCGTAGATAGCCCCAATTCCTCAAAATAGAAAGTGTCGATGCCGGTGAACTGAGTATCCAGAGGAGTATCCAGACAATAAATCCATATATGGACGGTAGACATTGTCCACAGGTGTTTGGGAGCCCCTGCTACCTCCCCCCTCCCCCGCGCAGCGGCAGGCATGGGCTGCATCATACCAGGCATCATCCCCGCCGGTGTCATTCCTCTCCCCCCCAACCCCCCCACCATCCCCACTGGTGTCATTCCCCCCAGCCATCCCACCATCATATTGGGTGTCATCCCCAATCCCCGCTGCCCTCGGGCATCATCATACCACCCATCCCACCCATCCAATTGTACATATTGTAGTACGGGGACATTTGCGGATGCATCCCCGCCATTTGGGGAACCATCCCCGCATTTCCGACGGGGAAAGACGACGTATGTGACTCGCTCGTGGCGGGAGAGTTCCTATCTTTCTCCATTTATCTTCaacagaaatgaaatttagattttagagagagaaacaactTGTTAACACAAGTAATGCGTATGAAATGAATTTCAACGAgccatatatatagagtttttgtttttttaattaaaaatggcGGACGTCCCCGTGTCGCCACAATGGCGGGCGTCCGCCCGCGCCCTTCCGCCGACGGCCGCGCCCTTCCTGTGTCCTCACCGGACGTCCGCGTCCGGCTCTCGACGCCTCAACGGCAGACGTCCGGGGCGCCCTTCCCGGAAGCCTCTCCGAAGGGCGACGGGAAGGGCGCCATTGCGAATGCTCTAAGacatatttttagtatttcatatcaaaagtggaaaaaaataaataattctttaatcgtggaaaactaaaatcagaaaatggctcggtggacggaggaagtaaaaattatttttgtttgcaaCCCAAGTGAGCTTATGCCTAATTGGGTCAGaactaattaaaagaaaacacaGCCCAACCAACTTTGGTTGTGGGTTGGACAGCAGGCACCAAGTTGACTGGTTTGAACCAGTCCGGCCTTACCATAGAAGCCCATGACAACTGTGGCAAAATTTATGTGATATTTAATCTTACATTCAAAAACTTTGGGACtcacataaaaaagaaaaaaaaaactttaattttcGAAGTTGAAAAGCTTCAATTTTTAGTACTCCGAAATCCCCTCCCATAAATAAGCATTCCAAATATCGAACAAAATCTCTGCTTTACTTAGAGAtggacgacgacgacgacgctCCATTAATGGATTCGATGTACTCTGGCGTCACTCTCGACGACACCATATCGCTCACCGAATCAGAATGGCTCTCCATGAACAAAAGATTCACGAGGATGGTCGAAAAGCCCGACGTCTTAAACTTGGACTTTTTAGCCCATCAAATCCTGGGCGACCACATCCTCCCCGGAAGAGGCCTCTTCTGCCAAGCCCTCATCCAATCGCAGTCCAAACACCCCGACTCCAGCGACGTCTACACCGCGCTGGCCGCTCTGATCAACTCCAGGCGCCCTCAGGTCGGCCACCTCCTCGTCAAACGAGCCGCGCTTCAGTTCAAGGCCGCCTACCACTGCGGCGACGAGACGCAGATGCACACCTCGTCCAGCTCGTGAACCAGAGGATCGCCAACGAGGCTCTGGCGCTGGACGTGCTGGTGCTCCTGTTGGACCATCCGAGCTCGGACAATGTGGGGGTCGCGGCGAGGTTCTGCAGGCAGTGCGGGCTTCTGCTGCTGGAGGAGACGCCGGGTGAGCTGAGGGAGATGCTTGCTGAGTTTCGCGGCCTGCTGAGGAAGGGCGAGCTGGAGCCGATGCCTCGCCTATTGATCGGGAGGCTGTTTGCTGCGTACAGAGTGGCGTTTAGGGAGTCTGGGAGAGGGTTGAGAGTTGTGGATGATGAAGAGCAGATCACGCACCGTGTGAGTCTGTTGGAGCATATTGATCCGGAGACCAGTCTTGATGCATTTCACACCAATCCACATCTTTTGGAGGAAGATGAGGTTAATTCAAATCCATTTTGAGGTATTTAGTTTGGTTATTGTTATTCCAATTTTGATTATAcaaattatttgtttcttaGCATCTGAATGCTATGTTCATCTTTCATTCACGAGTATTTGTGTATCCTCCTATCATTGCTGTTGGGACTCCCTCCTACAAGGAAGTAGAATATGAGTATTAGTGTAGATGGTTAGAGTCCCTATGAGAGATGGTTCATATTCTACATAATGAAGATGGTTCATATGCCAAGTCTTTTGAGATGGTTGGAATGCAATAATTATGGTGGTTCAAATTAGAATGCCCAACCCATATAGGAACTAATGATATCTAGAAGTTAGATGCCAAGAGTGCAAAATTTGTCCGAAAACACATTCTTGATTGAAAACAAAATCTGGCAGAGCAAGTTTTTCACTCTGTGTAGTTCACGATGAAGTCATGAATGCATTGTTATATCTGTTCTGGTCGAACTTAAATTTTGCAGAGAGTTCCAGACACATTGATCTTAAGTTTTGGATAGTCGAATTATGGATTGGATGGTCCGGACACATTGATCTTAAGTTTTGGATAGTCGAATTATGGATTGGATGGTCCGGACTCAAATCCATTTGTCTTGTTGATGATAATTGTGTGCTCCTAATTTTGGTTGATAGAGAAGAAATTGTATTCCCATTGTTATAGTCGAAGTTTGTAGGAGTTGGTTCCAtggtttttcaattttcctaTATTGGGGATTTCCCCTATTTAAGTTCCATTACTTAGTTT is a window from the Salvia hispanica cultivar TCC Black 2014 chromosome 1, UniMelb_Shisp_WGS_1.0, whole genome shotgun sequence genome containing:
- the LOC125218655 gene encoding pre-mRNA-splicing factor CWC22-like, whose translation is MALHEQKIHEDGRKARRLKLGLFSPSNPGRPHPPRKRPLLPSPHPIAVQTPRLQRRLHRAGRSDQLQAPSGRPPPRQTSRASVQGRLPLRRRDADAHLVQLVNQRIANEALALDVLVLLLDHPSSDNVGVAARFCRQCGLLLLEETPGELREMLAEFRGLLRKGELEPMPRLLIGRLFAAYRVAFRESGRGLRVVDDEEQITHRVSLLEHIDPETSLDAFHTNPHLLEEDEVNSNPF